A window of the Cicer arietinum cultivar CDC Frontier isolate Library 1 chromosome 6, Cicar.CDCFrontier_v2.0, whole genome shotgun sequence genome harbors these coding sequences:
- the LOC101500989 gene encoding GABA transporter 1-like — translation MGTLLPTSTSEVHENLEKANNSLQIDQQQKDVDAGALFVLKSKGSWQHCGYHLTTSIVAPALLSLPYAFTLLGWTAGIFCLVIGALVTFYSYNLLSLVLERQAKLGNRQLRFRDMARDILGPRWGRYFVGPIQFAVCYGAVVASNLLGGQCIKAIYLLSNPNGSMKLYEFVIIFGCFMLILAQIPSFHSLRHINLVSLVLCLLYSACAVVGSIYIGNSSKGPEKDYSLKGDTENKLFGIFNALSIIATTYGNGIIPEIQATLAPPVKGKMFKGLSVCYAAVTVTFFSVAISGYWAFGNQSEGLILSNFVDNGKPLVPKWFIYMTNIFTIVQLSAVGVVYLQPTNEVLEQTFGDPKSPQFSNRNVIPRLISRSLAITISTIIAAMLPFFGDINSLIGAFGFMPLDFVLPVIFFNLTFKPSKRSPIFWLNVTIVVVFSTLGAIATIAAVRQIALDAKNYQLFANV, via the exons ATGGGTACCCTTCTTCCAACCTCAACTTCTGAAGTACATGAAAATTTAGAGAAGGCAAATAATTCGCTACAAATTGATCAACAACAAAAAGATGTTGATGCAGGTGCTCTTTTTGTCCTTAAATCAAAAG gTTCATGGCAGCACTGTGGTTACCACTTGACAACATCAATTGTGGCTCCAGCACTCCTAAGTCTTCCATATGCTTTCACATTACTAGGATGGACGGCTGGGATCTTTTGCTTAGTTATTGGAGCTCTTGTCACTTTCTATTCCTACAATTTATTGTCTCTTGTTCTTGAACGACAAGCTAAGTTGGGTAATCGTCAGCTACGATTTAGAGACATGGCTCGCGACATTTTAG GTCCTAGATGGGGTCGTTATTTTGTGGGCCCAATTCAATTTGCAGTATGCTATGGGGCTGTAGTGGCTAGTAATCTATTGGGAGGTCAATGCATTAAG GCAATTTATCTCCTATCAAATCCAAATGGGTCCATGAAGCTTTACGAATTTGTCATCATATTTGGTTGCTTCATGTTGATTTTAGCTCAAATCCCATCTTTCCACTCATTGAGACACATTAATCTTGTGTCTTTGGTTTTGTGCTTACTCTATAGTGCTTGTGCTGTTGTTGGTTCCATATATATtg gaaACTCATCAAAAGGACCAGAAAAGGATTATTCTCTTAAAGGTGATACAGAGAATAAATTATTTGGAATCTTCAATGCTCTTAGCATCATTGCCACCACTTATGGAAATGGAATTATTCCTGAAATTCAG GCTACATTAGCACCACCAGTAAAAGGGAAGATGTTCAAGGGACTAAGTGTTTGTTATGCTGCTGTTACTGTCACTTTCTTTAGCGTAGCTATATCTGGTTATTGGGCATTTGGCAACCAATCTGAAGGCCTTATCTTAAGCAACTTTGTGGACAATGGAAAACCATTAGTGCCTAAATGGTTTATTTATATGACCAACATTTTCACTATAGTACAGTTATCGGCAGTTGGTGTG GTGTACTTGCAACCTACAAATGAAGTGTTGGAACAAACATTTGGGGACCCAAAAAGTCCTCAATTCTCCAACCGCAATGTAATCCCAAGACTAATTTCTAGATCATTGGCTATAACTATTTCCACAATTATAGCAGCCATGCTTCCATTTTTTGGAGACATAAACTCACTTATTGGAGCTTTTGGATTCATGCCACTTGACTTTGTTTTGCCAgtaattttcttcaatttgacATTTAAGCCATCTAAAAGAAGCCCCATTTTCTGGCTTAATGTAACTATTGTTGTGGTTTTTTCAACACTGGGAGCTATTGCAACAATTGCAGCTGTTAGACAGATTGCCCTTGATGCCAAAAATTATCAACTATTTGCTAATGTATAA
- the LOC101500675 gene encoding GABA transporter 1-like, protein MGTLLPTSTSEVRENLEKANNSLQIDQQQKDVDAGALFVLKSKGSWKHCGYHLTTSIVAPPLLSLPYAFTLLGWTAGIFCLVIGALVTFYSYNLLSLVLERQAKLGNRQLRFRDMARDILGPRWGRYFVGPIQFAVCYGAVVACNLLGGQCMKAIYLLSNPNGSMKLYEFVIIFGCFMLILAQIPSFHSLRHINLVSLVLCLLYSACAVVGSIYIGNSSKGPEKDYSLKGDTENKLFGIFNALSIIATTYGNGIIPEIQATLAPPVKGKMFKGLSVCYAVVTVTFFSVAISGYWAFGNQSEGLILSNFVDNGNPLVPKWFIYMTNIFTIVQLSAVGVVYLQPTNEVLEQTFGDPKSPQFSNRNVIPRLISRSLAITISTIIAAMLPFFGDINSLIGAFGFMPLDFVLPVIFFNLTFKPSKRSPIFWLNVTIAVVFSTLGAIAAIAAVRQIALDAKNYQLFANV, encoded by the exons ATGGGTACCCTTCTTCCAACCTCAACTTCTGAAGTACGTGAAAATTTAGAGAAGGCAAATAATTCGCTACAAATTGATCAACAACAAAAAGATGTTGATGCAGGTGCTCTCTTTGTCCTTAAATCAAAAG gTTCATGGAAGCACTGTGGTTACCACTTGACAACATCAATTGTAGCTCCACCACTCCTAAGCCTTCCATATGCTTTCACATTATTAGGATGGACGGCTGGGATCTTTTGCTTAGTTATTGGAGCTCTTGTCACTTTCTATTCCTACAACTTATTGTCTCTTGTTCTTGAACGACAAGCTAAGTTGGGTAATCGTCAGCTACGATTTAGAGACATGGCTCGCGACATTTTAG GTCCTAGATGGGGTCGTTATTTTGTGGGCCCAATTCAATTTGCAGTATGCTATGGGGCTGTAGTGGCTTGTAATCTTTTGGGAGGTCAATGCATGAAG GCAATTTATCTCCTATCAAATCCAAATGGGTCCATGAAGCTTTACGAATTTGTCATCATATTTGGTTGCTTCATGTTGATTTTAGCTCAAATCCCATCTTTCCACTCATTGAGACACATTAATCTTGTGTCTTTGGTTTTGTGCTTACTCTATAGTGCTTGTGCTGTTGTTGGTTCCATATATATtg gaaACTCATCAAAAGGACCAGAAAAGGATTATTCTCTTAAAGGTGATACAGAGAATAAATTATTTGGAATCTTCAATGCTCTTAGCATCATTGCCACCACTTATGGAAATGGAATTATTCCTGAAATTCAG GCTACATTAGCACCACCAGTAAAAGGGAAGATGTTCAAGGGACTAAGTGTTTGTTATGCTGTTGTTACTGTCACTTTCTTCAGCGTAGCTATATCTGGTTATTGGGCATTTGGCAACCAATCTGAAGGCCTTATCTTAAGCAACTTTGTGGACAATGGAAACCCATTAGTGCCCAAATGGTTTATTTATATGACCAACATTTTCACTATAGTACAGTTATCGGCGGTTGGTGTG GTGTACTTGCAACCTACAAATGAAGTGTTGGAACAAACATTTGGGGACCCAAAAAGTCCTCAATTCTCCAACCGCAATGTAATCCCAAGACTAATTTCTAGATCATTGGCTATAACTATTTCCACAATTATAGCAGCCATGCTTCCATTTTTTGGAGACATAAACTCACTTATTGGAGCTTTTGGATTCATGCCACTTGACTTTGTTTTGCCAgtaattttcttcaatttgacATTTAAGCCATCTAAAAGAAGCCCCATTTTCTGGCTTAATGTAACTATTGCTGTGGTTTTTTCAACATTGGGAGCTATTGCAGCAATTGCAGCTGTAAGACAGATTGCCCTTGATGCCAAAAATTATCAACTATTTGCTAATGTATAA
- the LOC101500363 gene encoding AT-hook motif nuclear-localized protein 1-like isoform X2 — protein MEDQNLNLPVALSPCSTQNGSETTNNAAVTEAAGVDAGSDTGAKSEGGGSGLQGVKRGRGRPRKYEVDVNQISPAPLSPSPVGIAMQPFGSDSKRGRGRPRGSGKLQILASIETAGGSITPHVVTVNPGEDVVGKIFSFFQKGPRAAVCILSATGTVSSVILRQPGASDGCLRYEGRFEILTLSGSCTYTSGAGGAQRKVAMLSVSLAKPDGRVFGGGVENSLIAATPIQLVLATFKQNISNQIKRKYSSSQTPTTPDSTRDNLKVPKLTIEGDIEGDNNVTNTNDVTVADNNVKVETTIDNVTTIVVGDENVQSDYVGGGIDLDNKALEFVTTDHKTCSDVDANSVPQI, from the exons ATGGAGGATCAAAACCTGAACTTACCGGTGGCTTTATCACCGTGTTCCACCCAAAACGGGTCAGAAACAACCAACAACGCCGCCGTGACGGAAGCTGCCGGAGTTGACGCCGGTTCGGACACCGGAGCGAAGTCCGAAGGTGGTGGTTCGGGATTACAAGGTGTTAAAAGGGGGAGAGGGAGACCTCGGAAGTACGAGGTTGATGTCAACCAGATTTCTCCGGCGCCGTTGTCACCGTCGCCGGTGGGAATTGCTATGCAGCCTTTTGGTAGTGATTCGAAACGTGGAAGAGGACGTCCTCGTGGTTCTGGAAAACTTCAGATTTTGGCTTCTATTG AAACGGCTGGTGGAAGCATCACTCCTCATGTGGTGACTGTGAACCCTGGAGAG GATGTGGTTGGAaagatattttcattttttcagaaAGGTCCTAGAGCAGCTGTGTGCATACTATCTGCTACTGGAACTGTATCAAGTGTCATCCTTCGTCAACCTGGTGCTTCTGATGGTTGTTTAAGATATGAG GGTCGGTTTGAGATTTTAACTTTAAGTGGATCATGCACTTATACCAGTGGTGCTGGTGGTGCACAAAGAAAAGTTGCTATGTTGAGTGTTTCATTGGCTAAACCTGATGGAAGAGTTTTTGGAGGTGGTGTTGAGAACTCATTGATAGCTGCTACCCCTATTCAA CTTGTTTTGGCCACATTCAAGCAAAACATAAGTAATCAAATCAAGAGAAAGTACTCATCATCTCAAACTCCAACTACTCCAGATTCAACAAGAGATAACTTGAAAGTTCCCAAGTTAACTATAGAAGGAGATATAGAAGGAGATAATAATGTGACAAATACTAATGATGTAACAGTAGCGGATAATAATGTGAAAGTTGAAACAACAATTGATAATGTCACTACTATTGTTGTTGGTGATGAAAATGTGCAATCTGATTATGTTGGTGGAGGAATTGACTTGGACAACAAGGCATTGGAGTTTGTTACTACAGATCATAAAACATGTTCAGATGTCGATGCTAACAGTGTTCCTCAAATATGA
- the LOC101500363 gene encoding AT-hook motif nuclear-localized protein 11-like isoform X1, which yields MEDQNLNLPVALSPCSTQNGSETTNNAAVTEAAGVDAGSDTGAKSEGGGSGLQGVKRGRGRPRKYEVDVNQISPAPLSPSPVGIAMQPFGSDSKRGRGRPRGSGKLQILASIGGCVAETAGGSITPHVVTVNPGEDVVGKIFSFFQKGPRAAVCILSATGTVSSVILRQPGASDGCLRYEGRFEILTLSGSCTYTSGAGGAQRKVAMLSVSLAKPDGRVFGGGVENSLIAATPIQLVLATFKQNISNQIKRKYSSSQTPTTPDSTRDNLKVPKLTIEGDIEGDNNVTNTNDVTVADNNVKVETTIDNVTTIVVGDENVQSDYVGGGIDLDNKALEFVTTDHKTCSDVDANSVPQI from the exons ATGGAGGATCAAAACCTGAACTTACCGGTGGCTTTATCACCGTGTTCCACCCAAAACGGGTCAGAAACAACCAACAACGCCGCCGTGACGGAAGCTGCCGGAGTTGACGCCGGTTCGGACACCGGAGCGAAGTCCGAAGGTGGTGGTTCGGGATTACAAGGTGTTAAAAGGGGGAGAGGGAGACCTCGGAAGTACGAGGTTGATGTCAACCAGATTTCTCCGGCGCCGTTGTCACCGTCGCCGGTGGGAATTGCTATGCAGCCTTTTGGTAGTGATTCGAAACGTGGAAGAGGACGTCCTCGTGGTTCTGGAAAACTTCAGATTTTGGCTTCTATTG GTGGATGTGTTGCAGAAACGGCTGGTGGAAGCATCACTCCTCATGTGGTGACTGTGAACCCTGGAGAG GATGTGGTTGGAaagatattttcattttttcagaaAGGTCCTAGAGCAGCTGTGTGCATACTATCTGCTACTGGAACTGTATCAAGTGTCATCCTTCGTCAACCTGGTGCTTCTGATGGTTGTTTAAGATATGAG GGTCGGTTTGAGATTTTAACTTTAAGTGGATCATGCACTTATACCAGTGGTGCTGGTGGTGCACAAAGAAAAGTTGCTATGTTGAGTGTTTCATTGGCTAAACCTGATGGAAGAGTTTTTGGAGGTGGTGTTGAGAACTCATTGATAGCTGCTACCCCTATTCAA CTTGTTTTGGCCACATTCAAGCAAAACATAAGTAATCAAATCAAGAGAAAGTACTCATCATCTCAAACTCCAACTACTCCAGATTCAACAAGAGATAACTTGAAAGTTCCCAAGTTAACTATAGAAGGAGATATAGAAGGAGATAATAATGTGACAAATACTAATGATGTAACAGTAGCGGATAATAATGTGAAAGTTGAAACAACAATTGATAATGTCACTACTATTGTTGTTGGTGATGAAAATGTGCAATCTGATTATGTTGGTGGAGGAATTGACTTGGACAACAAGGCATTGGAGTTTGTTACTACAGATCATAAAACATGTTCAGATGTCGATGCTAACAGTGTTCCTCAAATATGA